The following are encoded together in the Choristoneura fumiferana chromosome 4, NRCan_CFum_1, whole genome shotgun sequence genome:
- the LOC141427556 gene encoding uncharacterized protein — MTEDKNNATGASGLSVGQFAASSDICRVGVRVPAFWPEKPAIWFAQIESQFAISNITADSTKFYYVVAQLDAQHAAEVEDIIITPPAVDKYVRLKNELIKRLSASREKKVHQLLNDEELGDRRPSQFLRHLRHLAGPEVPDDFLKSIWTSRLPKNIQTIIAVNPTASLDVLADLADRIHDVLPSAQVASTSCAATESPLNTLIKQVSELTREMKTLKTQLNQRQPRSKSRSSSHTRNQSASKRSASNYRKYPKCWYHAKFGENAKKCVKPCDYKAGN, encoded by the coding sequence ATGACGGAAGATAAAAATAATGCTACTGGAGCGAGTGGATTGAGCGTCGGACAATTCGCTGCATCATCGGACATATGCCGTGTCGGTGTGAGAGTACCCGCTTTCTGGCCAGAAAAACCGGCAATTTGGTTCGCACAAATAGAAAGCCAATTCGCAATCTCCAATATAACGGCAGAttcaacaaaattttattatgtgGTTGCTCAACTCGATGCTCAACATGCCGCTGAGGTCGAGGACATTATCATTACGCCACCGGCTGTGGACAAGTACGTCAGGCTTAAGAACGAGCTCATCAAGAGGCTGTCGGCGTCACGAGAGAAGAAGGTACACCAGCTCCTTAATGACGAAGAGCTAGGAGATAGAAGACCCTCGCAATTTCTCCGGCACCTACGGCATCTGGCGGGCCCTGAAGTTCCCGACGACTTCCTTAAATCTATTTGGACTAGTCGCCTGCCGAAGAATATTCAGACTATAATCGCGGTTAACCCTACTGCATCGCTGGACGTTCTAGCCGATTTAGCCGACCGCATCCATGACGTGCTGCCTAGTGCTCAAGTCGCCTCCACTTCTTGTGCTGCCACTGAGTCACCGCTGAATACTCTCATCAAGCAAGTCAGTGAGTTAACAAGAGAGATGAAAACGCTCAAGACCCAGCTCAACCAGAGGCAGCCGCGATCAAAATCGCGTTCGTCGAGTCATACCCGCAACCAATCCGCTTCCAAGAGGTCTGCGTCTAATTACCGCAAGTATCCCAAATGCTGGTACCACGCAAAGTTCGGTGAAAATGCCAAGAAGTGCGTAAAACCCTGCGACTATAAAGCGGGAAACTAA